The nucleotide sequence AGCCATCTTTGGTGAAGTAACAAGTTACACAGCCAACATAAAAGATATCAATTCCCGTGAAACTATTATATTAAGTTTGATAGCTTTATTGGTTATTATATTGGGTGTATATCCACAACCTATATTCGATATATCGAAACAAGCGATAGAAACTTTTCAAACCACAATGACCCTCAAATAAACGCATAGAGAAGACCCATGAAATTACTAATAGGACTTTCCATACTTGCTGTGCTCACCATGATGATGGGGTTGTTCAAATCACGCAAATTTGTATTGCCTGTTGTGGTATTGGGCCTCATAGGATTATTATATGTGGTTGCGGGTTATGGTTGCTATTGCGAAGACAAAATGTTTGGAATGTTTATTAATGAACATCAATATTTAAAGATGTTCGATATCAATAAAAATTCTGGATTTGCAGGCTTGATTATAGGTGCCGGATTACTTATTACTATACTAGCTTATAAAGGATTTAACTACAGCGAAAATCACCGTGCCGACTTGCATGCACTTATGCTCTTTAGTATGTGTGGTGCTATTATAGCTGTAAGTTATACAAATTTATTGATGCTGTTTTTGGGTATCGAAATTATGTCTATTCCACTATATGTTTTAGCTGGTAGTAATAAAACTGATGAGCGAAGTAATGAGAGCGGACTTAAATACTTTTTGCTCGGTGCATTTGCGACTGGATTTTTATTATTCGGAATGGCCTTGATTTATGGTGCCACAGGAAGTTTTAATATCAATCAAATATATAATTATGCCCATAACCAATTGAATGAATCAGGTGGTATTTTTAAAATTGGTGTGGTATTTACTATGGTAGGCTTGGTATTTAAAGTAGGTGCTGCTCCTTTCCATTTCTGGACTCCCGATGTATATAATGGTGCCCCAACTATTATTACCTCATTCATGTCCACCGTGGTAAAAACTGCAGGCTTTGGGGCATTGATATTTTTCTTTAATGGTGTTTTACATCCAATGGGTGCTGAGTGGGGCAAAACTTTTGCAATCATTTCCGCTGCTACCATGATACTCGGAAATGTAACTGCCATTTATCAAATATCATTGAAACGCATGTTGGCATGGAGCAGCGTAGCCCATGCAGGTTATCTATTAATGACCGTGGCTGCAAATGGCAATAACGTACCCAAAGCTGTATTATTATATTTAGCTGCGTATTCATTGGCAAGCATTGCCACATTTGCAGTATTAATTACTACGGGCAAAGAAAATTTTGAAGACTATAATGGTTTGGGCAAACGCAATAAATGGTTAGCTATTGGACTCACTATATCATTATTGTCATTGGCTGGAGTTCCGCCATTGGCAGGCTTTATGGGCAAGTATTATTTATTCACCACAGTATATGAACAATACCCTTGGTTAGTTATTATAGCTATTATAACCTCTGCAATAAGTGTGTTTTATTACCTCAAAGCTATTATAGCTATGTGGTTCAAAAAAGGCGATGGCGAAACTATACAAGTTCCTTTAACAACAGTATTTGTTATATTGGTTTGTATACTTGGTTTAATTGCTTTGGGATTGATGCCTGGAGTGGTTTTGGATTTGGCGTAGAATCCTAATTTTTTTACTGCAAATGTGAAGGTAGATGCATTCAACATTTTTTATGTACCTTTGTTCGCAGATGCTCAGGAAAATCCTTCTTACAATGTTAACCTCGAATATACTTATTTATGCAAATGCGTCAGAAACAAAACGCTTTGGATTGCTCCTTGGCGTGGAAAAATATTTGGATTTTGATAGAGATTGAAATAACCGATTACGAGTAGGATTAAATTATAATATTTTTGATTAACACCAAATTTATTTCGACTATAAAAGATATACATCCCTACTACAAAATAATAATTTTTATTCATTAAATATTGGTTACAACAAATTAAATATAGCTAAAAGAATTGATATAGGAGTGGGGCTAATACCAATTCTTAAACTAAAATAGTTCTCCGCCTGTGGCGGATTTAGTTTTTAGAATGGTAATGCCGAACTAATCCCGAAAGCTTTCGGGATTAGTCCCCCTTTTTTTGGACTATTATATATTGAGTTTCGGCGTAATAGACAAAAAGTAGGCTATTTCTTAGACTTTTGTTTCAAGTGGACAAAAAGTAGGCTGTTTATTTTATCCAGCTTATCGATAAAATAATTTTTGCAATCATCTTTGCAGTATCAGGCAAAACAGACTTGGGCTCTGCTGGAGAGCAACCTATTAGGGATAGCTTGATGTCGATGAAATAAAAAATAAAATAGCTGTTGTTAATGCAATAGCTATTTTATTTTATTGACATTATGCCTTTAAAAACTCATCTATAAATTTCTTTTTTCTCGCCATTGATAAGCCATTGTGATTTCTCAATTTATTTTTCAAGTCTGCAAAGTGTCCATCAATTGCATTGGTTGTATTTGGTATTTTTAGCTCCATTTTATCATACCAAGTAAATAGCCAGGGCAAATTTGTTTTGAGGCTTCTATAAGCACTTCCTAGCTTTTTGTGTACATATCTTTTTTTGCCTGTTGCATCATTTTTTTGTTCATTTAAAAAGCTTTCCCACTTTGTAAACCAAGCTTGCAATCCTCCTTCAAAACTTTCCCTGTCTGTACATTTTAAAAGCAATGTATGCTCCCACAATTCTTTACTGGCTTGCATTTTGGGGTTTTCGTTAAATATCTCCTAACAATGGCTACTTGATGGAAGTTGCACATTTGGATAGGAATATCCGTTCCAAATAGTTGTAGCAATCCCTTGCGTCCATCACAAATAATGGATTGAATTTTAGTGCCCCTTCT is from Bacteroidota bacterium and encodes:
- a CDS encoding NADH-quinone oxidoreductase subunit N, whose protein sequence is MKLLIGLSILAVLTMMMGLFKSRKFVLPVVVLGLIGLLYVVAGYGCYCEDKMFGMFINEHQYLKMFDINKNSGFAGLIIGAGLLITILAYKGFNYSENHRADLHALMLFSMCGAIIAVSYTNLLMLFLGIEIMSIPLYVLAGSNKTDERSNESGLKYFLLGAFATGFLLFGMALIYGATGSFNINQIYNYAHNQLNESGGIFKIGVVFTMVGLVFKVGAAPFHFWTPDVYNGAPTIITSFMSTVVKTAGFGALIFFFNGVLHPMGAEWGKTFAIISAATMILGNVTAIYQISLKRMLAWSSVAHAGYLLMTVAANGNNVPKAVLLYLAAYSLASIATFAVLITTGKENFEDYNGLGKRNKWLAIGLTISLLSLAGVPPLAGFMGKYYLFTTVYEQYPWLVIIAIITSAISVFYYLKAIIAMWFKKGDGETIQVPLTTVFVILVCILGLIALGLMPGVVLDLA
- a CDS encoding transposase, whose protein sequence is MQASKELWEHTLLLKCTDRESFEGGLQAWFTKWESFLNEQKNDATGKKRYVHKKLGSAYRSLKTNLPWLFTWYDKMELKIPNTTNAIDGHFADLKNKLRNHNGLSMARKKKFIDEFLKA